The proteins below are encoded in one region of Acidithiobacillus ferrooxidans ATCC 23270:
- a CDS encoding DUF2459 domain-containing protein — protein MYGRYVIHHRTLERLVLLLGVRSPHLSRQHSVAPREPVPQRCRGIHGPGTLPRLLLAARVAIATLATAMLASCAPGLPPSVATKPVLPPPPHFLTNSTEVTIGVLDEGWHTGLVLPVGALGPSLDHLRHWFPEAKYLAYGWGNRNFYIATHPGPGMAIDALFPSSSVVFVEGLSKHPKNALPPDAHLRWICVSRTAVWRLDAYLGDYLRMGPSEDPVSLAPGPFPGSRFFASTGTYDAFHTCNTWTAAALKFADLPVSDEGVLFAGQVMSEIRPLRSCPE, from the coding sequence ATGTACGGACGTTATGTCATCCACCACAGAACGCTCGAACGCTTGGTGCTATTGCTGGGCGTACGTTCTCCCCATCTGTCGCGGCAGCACAGCGTCGCCCCGAGGGAGCCTGTGCCCCAGCGATGCAGGGGCATACACGGCCCAGGCACATTGCCCAGGCTGTTGTTGGCGGCGCGGGTTGCCATCGCGACCTTGGCAACCGCTATGCTGGCCAGCTGCGCGCCCGGCCTGCCGCCTTCGGTCGCTACTAAGCCGGTCTTGCCGCCGCCGCCGCACTTTCTTACAAACAGCACGGAAGTAACCATCGGGGTGCTGGACGAAGGCTGGCACACCGGTCTGGTCCTGCCTGTCGGAGCTCTCGGTCCGTCCTTGGACCACTTGCGCCATTGGTTCCCGGAAGCGAAGTATCTCGCATACGGATGGGGCAACCGGAACTTTTACATAGCAACCCATCCGGGACCGGGAATGGCGATCGACGCCTTGTTTCCCTCTTCGAGCGTTGTTTTCGTCGAAGGCCTATCAAAGCACCCGAAAAATGCGCTTCCGCCTGATGCTCATCTGCGCTGGATATGCGTGTCCCGCACCGCCGTCTGGAGGCTCGACGCCTATCTTGGAGACTACCTGCGAATGGGGCCAAGCGAGGATCCGGTCAGTCTGGCCCCCGGCCCATTTCCGGGAAGCCGTTTCTTTGCCTCTACAGGCACCTACGATGCTTTCCATACTTGCAATACTTGGACGGCAGCAGCCCTGAAGTTCGCCGACCTGCCTGTTAGCGACGAGGGAGTCTTGTTTGCCGGACAGGTCATGTCGGAGATCCGGCCTCTGCGTTCCTGCCCAGAATGA
- a CDS encoding DUF3579 domain-containing protein — translation MLIVIEGVVLPDRRKFRPSDWAEMLIEGAGLAHFGPNHKIHYEDDVEPATIDGYASIIFDEALEQSQPEAYAELLHFATKNNLNIFMKEGTIQHQDGCASREGRAPCDPHLPAKEKCRA, via the coding sequence ATGCTCATTGTTATTGAAGGCGTTGTGCTGCCGGATCGTCGTAAATTCCGGCCATCGGACTGGGCGGAAATGCTGATTGAGGGAGCAGGCCTGGCACACTTTGGTCCGAACCATAAAATTCACTATGAGGATGACGTGGAACCGGCAACCATCGATGGCTATGCGTCCATTATTTTCGACGAAGCCCTGGAACAGTCACAGCCGGAAGCTTACGCGGAGTTGCTGCACTTTGCCACCAAGAACAACCTGAATATTTTCATGAAAGAAGGGACCATTCAGCATCAGGACGGGTGCGCGTCCCGCGAAGGACGCGCACCCTGCGATCCGCATCTGCCTGCGAAAGAGAAATGCCGGGCATGA
- a CDS encoding TniQ family protein: MRSVPLLPDEIISSWLVRAALAQGCDPMVLTGEVWPKWRIWTRDADRFLDDAPLNKLTAPAGIPLSSFRAATLKSVAERVSKGPLPDRAVWPWILALGARNTKRRSGLQYCPDCLRDDRIPYYRLQWRLAWHVGCEHHHCSLLDRCPHCRAPLEPHRLHAEDGHMAVCATCRGDLRDVGAITPCSDDAMAFQDAGDEAIRHGSGQFMAHPTETDAWFAGASFLSALLRRANRSDAEALHVFLERMGVAVPELPLNPGTGVELLGTAERHLLLGALWKLMRTDLADVSKYLQESGITRQGFVSKGERMPDLFAETFAQLPDNARGPRKQAVRDPGQPRPRHEVMRMWRRLQRKLEMSQR, from the coding sequence GTGCGTTCTGTACCTTTGCTGCCCGATGAGATTATCTCGTCGTGGCTAGTGCGGGCGGCGCTTGCCCAAGGCTGCGATCCCATGGTGCTTACCGGCGAAGTGTGGCCTAAGTGGCGCATATGGACGAGAGACGCAGACCGTTTTCTGGATGACGCACCGTTGAATAAGCTGACCGCCCCGGCGGGGATTCCGCTGTCTTCCTTTCGTGCCGCGACGCTCAAAAGTGTCGCTGAGCGTGTCAGTAAAGGACCTCTGCCCGACAGGGCCGTGTGGCCATGGATATTGGCGCTGGGAGCGCGGAATACCAAGCGGCGAAGCGGTCTGCAGTATTGTCCTGATTGTTTGCGCGATGACCGTATTCCTTATTATCGCCTGCAATGGCGTCTCGCGTGGCATGTGGGTTGCGAGCATCATCATTGTTCGCTGCTAGACCGCTGCCCACATTGTAGGGCGCCCTTGGAGCCGCACCGTCTGCATGCGGAGGATGGTCATATGGCGGTCTGCGCGACCTGCAGAGGCGATTTGCGGGATGTGGGCGCTATTACGCCATGTTCGGACGATGCTATGGCGTTCCAGGATGCAGGCGACGAGGCGATTCGTCATGGCAGTGGTCAGTTTATGGCGCACCCGACGGAGACCGATGCATGGTTTGCCGGTGCGTCTTTTTTGTCCGCATTATTGCGAAGAGCTAATCGTAGCGATGCGGAGGCGTTGCACGTATTTCTGGAGCGGATGGGGGTTGCAGTCCCTGAGCTACCGCTGAATCCCGGCACGGGGGTGGAACTGCTCGGTACAGCGGAACGTCACCTGTTGCTGGGCGCGCTGTGGAAGCTGATGCGAACCGACTTGGCCGACGTGTCTAAGTATCTCCAGGAATCCGGTATTACCCGCCAAGGTTTTGTGAGCAAGGGAGAACGGATGCCAGACTTGTTCGCTGAGACTTTCGCGCAACTGCCTGATAACGCCAGAGGACCCAGAAAGCAGGCAGTACGCGATCCTGGTCAGCCCCGGCCGCGTCACGAAGTAATGCGCATGTGGCGGCGATTACAGCGCAAGCTGGAGATGTCGCAGCGATGA
- a CDS encoding TniB family NTP-binding protein codes for MMDLTHIHPEFRHILGMSDKDRMAFLDEPRWIGYAQANRLLDNLRSLMEKPVRPRMPNLLIVGDSNNGKTTVIRRFQKLHGEGYVNEDAEPVKPVIVSEAPPSADEKGLYIAILERFWTPYRATDSASKLRYQVVHLMRDCHVRILVIDEFHSLLTGTVTKQREVMNAIKLLCNELAIPIVGVGIREAVRVLHTDPQHASRFDVVTLPPWELNPEFQQLVASFERVLPLKKPSLLHQSETVSLLFAISEGNLGNLHRLLVECAVEAIKTGTEKIDKSIIEGKQWLRPTHGIRELV; via the coding sequence ATGATGGACCTTACTCATATTCATCCGGAATTCCGCCATATTTTGGGCATGTCGGATAAGGACCGCATGGCATTTCTCGACGAGCCGCGCTGGATAGGTTACGCCCAGGCTAATCGCCTTTTGGATAACTTGCGCAGTTTAATGGAAAAGCCCGTGCGCCCACGTATGCCTAATCTGTTGATCGTTGGTGATTCCAACAATGGCAAGACAACGGTTATTCGGCGTTTTCAGAAGTTGCATGGAGAGGGCTACGTTAATGAGGATGCGGAACCCGTCAAACCGGTTATTGTAAGCGAAGCGCCGCCCAGCGCGGACGAAAAGGGGTTGTATATAGCGATCCTGGAGCGTTTCTGGACACCGTACCGAGCGACGGATTCTGCTTCTAAGCTGCGCTACCAGGTGGTTCATCTGATGCGAGACTGCCATGTGCGTATCCTGGTTATCGACGAATTTCACTCTCTCCTGACGGGGACGGTGACTAAACAACGCGAGGTCATGAACGCCATCAAGCTGCTATGCAACGAATTGGCGATCCCCATCGTTGGCGTGGGCATCAGAGAGGCCGTCCGGGTTTTGCACACGGACCCACAGCACGCCAGCCGCTTTGATGTGGTCACGTTGCCGCCTTGGGAATTGAATCCAGAGTTTCAGCAACTGGTAGCGAGTTTTGAACGAGTATTACCACTCAAAAAGCCCTCTTTGTTACATCAAAGCGAGACGGTAAGTCTGCTTTTCGCCATTTCCGAAGGAAATCTTGGGAATCTCCATCGGCTTTTGGTGGAGTGTGCGGTGGAAGCCATTAAAACGGGTACGGAGAAAATCGACAAATCGATCATAGAGGGGAAGCAATGGCTGCGGCCTACGCATGGCATTCGGGAACTGGTGTAG
- a CDS encoding Mu transposase C-terminal domain-containing protein, with amino-acid sequence MAKPARQTFLPAPGKMVMTSGKIYRITEVLDLETVIGLDVESARSCTLRIADLAPAADGTVMVRDLDTIADEDWKTAQSRYAAIQPLLDRFDVGRREVEARAQEVGINFTTLYRWLKLYRDAGTLDGLMPEKRGVRRGAKKISVHAEQIIQDVISVLYLTVQRPSVQKVVLEARRRCIEAQLTEVPHPNTVRARVAEISERETLRKRGYREKAKNKFIPVPGQFPNADYPLAVVQIDHTPADIILVDDIYRKPIGRPYITMAIDVFSRMVVGYYLSFDAPSVTSVGMCVAQAILPKDDWLVLHKVDAKWPVSGLMTTIHVDNGSDFRSESFRNSCMMYNIRLEYRPVKQPRYGGHIERLLGTMLKEIHDLPGTTFSSIKERDEYDSEKHATMTKSEFETWLVTLICKVYHKRLHSSIGMTPEKKWELGIFGDKNTPGRGMPALPANREVLLLDFLPMFKRTIQADGVSVDGLTYYADVIRQWINADDPDTPGKKRQFIFRRDPRDISVIWFHDPELKMYFRIPYADQTIPSMSIWEYQQAVSRARQQGMKSVDEAMVLQALNDLRQQVDGSSERTKKARRQQQKRKEHAKKVSPSQPLTSNRSVLEKAAPASMLLKGVVKPLDDIA; translated from the coding sequence ATGGCTAAGCCAGCCCGACAAACGTTTCTGCCAGCGCCAGGAAAGATGGTGATGACCTCCGGAAAGATTTATCGCATCACTGAAGTGCTGGATTTGGAAACCGTCATTGGGTTGGATGTGGAGTCTGCCCGGAGTTGCACCCTGCGTATCGCTGACTTGGCACCTGCGGCGGATGGCACCGTAATGGTTCGTGATCTGGATACCATTGCCGACGAAGATTGGAAGACGGCGCAATCCCGATATGCAGCGATACAACCGCTTCTGGACCGATTTGACGTGGGGCGGCGTGAGGTAGAGGCTCGAGCTCAAGAAGTGGGAATCAATTTCACCACGCTTTACCGTTGGCTGAAGCTATATCGGGATGCGGGAACTCTTGACGGGCTCATGCCGGAGAAAAGAGGTGTCAGGAGGGGTGCCAAGAAAATATCGGTCCATGCGGAACAGATCATTCAGGACGTTATCAGTGTGCTGTATCTGACTGTGCAGCGGCCCTCCGTTCAGAAGGTAGTTTTGGAGGCGCGCCGACGGTGTATTGAAGCGCAACTCACTGAGGTACCGCACCCGAACACGGTACGTGCCAGGGTCGCGGAGATTAGTGAACGTGAGACGCTACGCAAGCGGGGATATCGTGAGAAGGCCAAGAACAAGTTCATTCCTGTCCCCGGTCAGTTCCCCAACGCGGATTATCCACTGGCTGTTGTGCAGATAGACCACACACCCGCAGATATTATTTTGGTTGACGATATTTATCGCAAACCCATTGGCCGCCCCTATATTACTATGGCAATAGATGTGTTTAGTCGCATGGTCGTTGGCTACTATCTGTCCTTTGACGCACCTTCGGTAACCTCTGTGGGGATGTGCGTGGCGCAAGCTATTCTTCCCAAAGATGATTGGTTGGTCTTGCATAAGGTCGATGCAAAATGGCCAGTGTCTGGTCTAATGACGACCATTCATGTGGATAATGGATCGGATTTCCGCTCGGAAAGCTTCCGCAATTCCTGCATGATGTACAATATTCGTCTGGAATACCGACCGGTAAAGCAGCCCCGCTATGGCGGTCACATCGAACGTTTATTGGGCACCATGCTGAAAGAGATCCATGATCTACCCGGAACTACGTTCTCGTCGATAAAGGAACGGGACGAATACGACTCCGAGAAGCACGCTACGATGACCAAGTCGGAATTTGAAACATGGCTGGTTACCCTTATTTGCAAGGTGTACCACAAGCGACTTCATTCTTCCATCGGTATGACGCCCGAGAAAAAATGGGAACTGGGTATCTTCGGGGATAAAAACACCCCGGGCCGTGGAATGCCCGCGTTACCTGCGAATCGTGAGGTATTGTTATTGGACTTTTTGCCAATGTTCAAGCGGACTATTCAGGCGGATGGTGTTTCCGTAGATGGACTGACCTATTATGCGGACGTTATCCGGCAGTGGATCAATGCGGATGACCCGGACACCCCCGGTAAAAAGCGGCAATTCATTTTCCGCCGTGATCCCCGTGATATCAGCGTGATCTGGTTCCATGATCCTGAGTTAAAAATGTATTTTCGCATCCCATACGCGGATCAGACGATACCGAGCATGAGTATCTGGGAGTACCAGCAGGCGGTAAGCCGCGCTCGTCAGCAGGGTATGAAATCTGTGGATGAGGCCATGGTGCTCCAAGCCTTGAATGATCTGCGGCAACAGGTCGATGGCTCGTCGGAAAGGACGAAAAAGGCGCGTCGCCAACAGCAAAAGCGCAAGGAACACGCGAAAAAGGTATCTCCATCACAGCCGCTGACTTCAAATAGAAGCGTATTGGAGAAAGCGGCCCCTGCCTCGATGTTGCTGAAAGGCGTTGTTAAGCCATTGGATGATATTGCATGA
- a CDS encoding heteromeric transposase endonuclease subunit TnsA, translating into MNINSCNKVDNPSRRKIGTTRRSVSGLYPFRGVGPVDFESTLERDFLIRLETDRRVLDVVSQPTTIEFVGLRGQVYPYTPDYLVTYRAYPGPYHAPILVEVKPASELDKHLPEWKAKFRAAMTHCKERGYIFHLRHEPRIRDQRWKNAMFLQRYRQMQFVPEESEWIIGNLRQMGTATFDHLLARHFFGEVDRAIGISHLWHLLATARMECDWSQPLSQTSELWVPDHG; encoded by the coding sequence ATGAATATCAATAGCTGCAACAAAGTTGATAACCCCTCCAGGCGCAAGATCGGTACGACTCGGCGTAGTGTTTCCGGGCTTTATCCGTTTCGCGGCGTGGGTCCAGTAGACTTCGAGTCTACGTTGGAACGCGACTTTCTGATCCGCCTGGAAACGGATAGGCGGGTACTAGATGTCGTTTCGCAACCCACGACTATTGAATTTGTTGGCCTTCGCGGGCAAGTCTATCCCTATACACCGGACTATCTGGTGACCTACCGGGCATATCCTGGGCCTTACCATGCCCCTATTCTTGTTGAGGTGAAGCCCGCCAGCGAACTGGATAAGCATTTGCCCGAATGGAAAGCAAAATTCCGTGCGGCCATGACTCATTGCAAGGAGCGGGGCTACATATTTCATTTGAGGCATGAACCGCGTATCCGCGACCAACGCTGGAAGAATGCCATGTTTCTGCAGAGATATCGGCAAATGCAGTTCGTGCCGGAAGAGTCTGAATGGATTATCGGGAATCTGCGTCAAATGGGGACAGCGACGTTTGACCACCTGTTGGCCCGCCACTTTTTTGGAGAAGTGGACCGCGCCATAGGCATTAGCCACCTGTGGCACCTGCTGGCGACTGCACGGATGGAGTGCGACTGGTCACAGCCATTGTCCCAGACCAGCGAACTTTGGGTGCCGGATCATGGCTAA
- a CDS encoding ATP-binding protein: protein MVHSVALIGRSHSGSHPRPGEISLAHHGVLFLDEMPEFPRAVLEVLREPLESGEIHIARAARRATFPARFQLVAAMNPCPCGHLGDPQQICRCTPAQVSQYRSRLSGPLLDRIDIQMEVPALPVSALQEAGPGESSAYWRERIAQAVDRQWQRQQVRNAQLQGELLDQFCALDTVGTRLLSRATETLHLSARGYHRVLRVARSIADLEGSDPIGTQHLAEAIQYRRLAQTLAQ, encoded by the coding sequence ATGGTTCATAGTGTAGCATTAATTGGTAGAAGTCACAGTGGTTCGCACCCTCGCCCCGGTGAAATCAGTCTGGCACATCATGGCGTTCTTTTCCTGGACGAAATGCCCGAGTTCCCTCGCGCGGTGCTGGAAGTCCTGCGGGAGCCGTTGGAATCGGGAGAAATCCATATCGCCAGGGCGGCGCGGCGGGCCACTTTTCCAGCCCGGTTTCAGTTGGTCGCCGCGATGAATCCCTGTCCCTGCGGCCATCTCGGTGATCCGCAGCAGATATGCCGCTGTACCCCGGCACAGGTCAGCCAATACCGCAGTCGGCTCTCCGGCCCGCTGCTGGACCGCATCGACATCCAGATGGAAGTGCCCGCCCTGCCGGTAAGCGCCTTACAAGAGGCGGGACCAGGCGAAAGTTCTGCCTACTGGCGCGAACGCATAGCTCAGGCCGTTGATCGCCAGTGGCAGCGGCAGCAGGTGCGCAATGCACAACTTCAGGGCGAACTGCTGGATCAGTTTTGCGCTCTGGATACGGTGGGCACCCGCCTGCTCAGCCGCGCCACCGAGACCCTGCACCTCTCCGCGCGGGGCTACCATCGGGTGCTGCGCGTCGCCCGCAGTATCGCGGATCTGGAAGGGAGTGATCCGATCGGTACCCAGCATCTGGCAGAAGCCATCCAGTATCGCCGCCTGGCGCAGACGCTGGCCCAATGA
- a CDS encoding DsrE family protein: MSEQNAADLVIILITGPENPKRLPSAFFLAATAAAAEQNVVMYFTGPATELLKKGVSETIYPLTGGKSVADFIKLAEDNGVRIIGCAQSLDLVGMTVEDLAQQLPMLTPGQALPALATAKRILTW; this comes from the coding sequence ATGTCCGAACAAAACGCTGCTGACCTCGTCATCATCCTGATTACTGGTCCCGAAAATCCCAAGCGCCTGCCTTCTGCCTTTTTCCTCGCGGCTACTGCGGCAGCGGCAGAGCAAAACGTTGTCATGTACTTCACCGGCCCAGCGACGGAATTGCTAAAAAAGGGAGTATCCGAAACGATTTATCCACTCACCGGCGGCAAGAGTGTAGCGGATTTCATCAAGCTGGCGGAAGACAATGGTGTCCGGATCATCGGCTGCGCCCAATCCCTGGACCTCGTCGGCATGACCGTAGAAGACCTTGCCCAGCAGTTGCCGATGTTGACGCCGGGGCAAGCATTACCGGCGCTGGCCACGGCCAAGCGCATCCTGACGTGGTAA
- a CDS encoding MerR family transcriptional regulator has protein sequence MKPLKIGEAASLLNTSTRTLRFYEEQGILAPVKTAKGVRLYTDDDIELIRVVQHLATLGVALRDIAELATIRSHSQTGHQASHKVFALLEELRRRVEWKKKECELVLEQIATTARLVKRCFGCENPPTHLGCEQCPVASNVGDSRLLQLIWDKDTPRRVS, from the coding sequence ATGAAACCTCTGAAGATTGGTGAGGCGGCAAGCCTGCTCAATACTTCAACCCGCACGCTTCGCTTCTATGAGGAGCAGGGAATCCTGGCACCGGTGAAGACGGCAAAGGGTGTGCGTCTGTACACAGACGATGACATCGAGCTCATCCGCGTAGTTCAGCACCTGGCTACCCTAGGTGTCGCGTTGCGGGATATTGCCGAACTTGCGACCATCCGTTCCCATAGCCAGACCGGCCATCAGGCGAGTCATAAGGTATTCGCCTTGCTTGAAGAATTGCGCCGAAGGGTGGAATGGAAGAAGAAGGAATGTGAGCTCGTGCTGGAACAAATTGCTACGACTGCTCGACTCGTGAAACGGTGTTTCGGTTGCGAGAATCCGCCGACACATCTCGGGTGCGAGCAGTGCCCTGTCGCCAGCAACGTCGGCGACTCACGCTTGCTACAGCTGATTTGGGACAAGGACACGCCCAGGAGGGTGTCATGA
- a CDS encoding tetratricopeptide repeat protein, which translates to MFLRAIVLMTAGLWPLVVQAQDLESLRNQAEQNPAALARLRQAAVSQNADAAFYLGTLYSPLITRQESTVVKGWPEALRWYRRAARLGSARADFDMGLAYEKGLGVPENSQRAATYFSRMAAIARTETATPSPAGAAADQAGSHAGQSGRPQRYKPAAFAPTDHWPRDCAMRRY; encoded by the coding sequence ATGTTTCTGCGCGCAATAGTCCTGATGACGGCGGGCCTGTGGCCCCTTGTCGTCCAGGCGCAAGACCTGGAATCCCTGCGTAATCAGGCCGAACAGAACCCAGCCGCGCTGGCGCGTTTGCGGCAGGCCGCGGTATCGCAGAATGCCGACGCGGCTTTTTATCTTGGCACCCTCTACTCTCCCCTGATTACCCGCCAGGAAAGCACCGTCGTCAAAGGCTGGCCCGAAGCCCTGCGCTGGTATCGCCGGGCGGCCCGGCTCGGCAGCGCCCGGGCGGACTTCGATATGGGGCTGGCATATGAGAAGGGTCTGGGTGTTCCTGAAAATTCGCAACGCGCGGCGACCTACTTTTCCCGAATGGCGGCCATCGCGAGAACTGAGACGGCAACGCCATCACCGGCAGGTGCGGCGGCGGACCAGGCCGGTAGCCATGCGGGCCAGAGTGGCCGCCCCCAACGGTATAAGCCGGCAGCTTTTGCTCCGACCGATCATTGGCCCCGCGACTGCGCCATGCGCCGATACTGA
- a CDS encoding peptide chain release factor 3 encodes MSLSPVAAAPANAFTDAIRRRRTFAIISHPDAGKTTLTEKLLLFGGAIQLAGTVKARKSSRHATSDWMAIEKSRGISVASSVMQFEYDEHVINLLDTPGHQDFSEDTYRVLTAVDSALMVIDGGNGVEAQTIKLLEVCRLRDTPIITFMNKFDRESRDPTELLDEVESVLGIRCAPVTWPIGMGKRFRGVYHLLRDEVLVFAAGEETREQAVERIAGINNPELDRRFPEEMPELREQVELLRGASHPFSLEEFLQGQQTPVFFGSAINNFGVRELLGALIDWAPSPRPRPTTGRTVMPEEEAFSGFVFKIQANMDPQHRDRVAFLRICSGHFKRGMKIRQLRLGRDIQVHNPITFLAQERELVEEAFAGDIIGLHNHGSIQIGDSFSQGEVLQFTGIPYFAPELFRRVRLRNPLKAKQLQKGLQQLAEEGATQVFKPLHGGDMILGAVGVLQFDVVAERLKTEYTVDAIFETVTVQTARWIQCADPKILAEFTRKHEEQLAEDAGNRLAYLAPSRVNLDLTMERWPQIVFHATREHAGS; translated from the coding sequence ATGTCGTTATCCCCTGTTGCTGCGGCTCCGGCCAATGCTTTTACCGACGCCATTCGGCGTCGCCGTACCTTCGCCATCATCTCCCACCCGGATGCCGGTAAGACTACGCTTACCGAAAAGCTCCTGCTCTTCGGGGGTGCCATTCAGCTCGCGGGGACGGTCAAAGCGCGTAAAAGCAGTCGTCATGCGACCAGCGACTGGATGGCCATTGAAAAGAGCCGCGGTATTTCGGTGGCCAGTTCGGTCATGCAGTTCGAGTATGACGAACACGTCATCAATTTGCTGGACACGCCGGGTCATCAGGACTTTTCCGAAGATACCTACCGGGTGCTGACAGCCGTAGATTCGGCATTGATGGTGATCGACGGCGGCAATGGCGTCGAGGCGCAGACCATCAAGTTGCTGGAGGTCTGCCGTCTGCGCGATACCCCCATCATCACCTTTATGAACAAGTTCGACCGCGAAAGCCGTGACCCGACGGAATTGCTGGATGAGGTGGAATCGGTGCTCGGCATTCGGTGCGCCCCCGTCACCTGGCCTATCGGCATGGGCAAGCGTTTCCGCGGGGTGTATCACCTGCTACGCGATGAAGTGCTGGTCTTCGCTGCGGGGGAGGAGACCCGGGAGCAGGCGGTGGAGCGGATTGCCGGGATCAATAACCCGGAGCTGGACCGCCGCTTTCCCGAAGAAATGCCCGAGTTGCGGGAGCAGGTGGAATTGCTGCGTGGCGCCTCCCACCCCTTCTCGCTGGAGGAATTTTTGCAGGGACAGCAGACGCCGGTGTTTTTCGGCTCCGCCATCAACAACTTCGGGGTGCGGGAATTGCTGGGGGCGCTTATCGACTGGGCACCTTCGCCGCGCCCCCGTCCTACTACCGGTCGGACCGTGATGCCCGAAGAAGAGGCCTTCAGCGGTTTTGTATTCAAGATTCAGGCGAATATGGATCCTCAGCATCGCGATCGGGTGGCCTTTCTCCGGATCTGCTCCGGGCATTTCAAACGTGGTATGAAAATCAGACAGTTGCGTCTGGGGCGGGACATCCAGGTGCATAATCCTATTACTTTCCTGGCGCAGGAGCGCGAACTGGTGGAGGAGGCCTTTGCCGGTGACATCATCGGCTTGCATAATCACGGCAGCATTCAGATCGGTGACAGTTTCAGTCAGGGCGAAGTGTTGCAATTCACCGGGATTCCATACTTCGCGCCGGAGTTGTTCCGCAGGGTGCGCCTGCGGAACCCGCTCAAGGCCAAGCAACTGCAAAAAGGCTTGCAGCAACTGGCGGAAGAAGGCGCAACCCAGGTCTTCAAACCGCTGCATGGTGGGGATATGATCCTGGGTGCGGTGGGCGTACTGCAATTTGATGTGGTGGCGGAACGGCTGAAAACCGAATATACGGTGGACGCGATTTTTGAGACGGTGACGGTGCAGACGGCGCGCTGGATTCAGTGTGCTGATCCAAAAATACTCGCCGAATTTACCCGAAAGCATGAAGAGCAGCTTGCGGAAGACGCGGGGAATCGCCTCGCCTACCTGGCACCTTCCCGGGTTAACCTGGACCTCACCATGGAGCGCTGGCCGCAAATCGTGTTTCATGCTACCCGGGAGCATGCGGGATCATAA
- the rimI gene encoding ribosomal protein S18-alanine N-acetyltransferase: MNLRPMRADDLDAVAALESQISPGPWTRGVFRECLQAGYDAWIMENDGGVLGAFGVLSTGAAEAHILNLGVATALRRRGFGRRMLQHLLCRAGQLGAQRVFLEVRVSNAGAQDLYRSQGFHEIGVRLNYYRNGDGEGREDALVLSLSLLPSANQLKEG; encoded by the coding sequence ATGAATCTGCGTCCCATGCGGGCGGATGATCTGGACGCGGTGGCGGCGCTGGAGTCGCAAATCTCCCCGGGGCCATGGACGCGGGGTGTTTTCCGCGAATGTCTGCAAGCGGGTTATGATGCCTGGATTATGGAAAATGATGGCGGTGTGCTGGGCGCCTTTGGCGTCCTCTCCACGGGCGCGGCCGAGGCGCATATCCTGAACCTCGGTGTGGCGACCGCCTTGCGTCGACGCGGTTTCGGGCGGCGGATGCTGCAACATCTCCTCTGTCGCGCCGGGCAACTGGGTGCGCAAAGGGTTTTTCTGGAAGTGCGCGTGTCCAATGCGGGTGCGCAGGATCTGTACCGTTCCCAAGGATTTCATGAAATCGGGGTGCGTCTGAATTATTATCGCAATGGAGATGGAGAGGGTCGGGAGGATGCTCTGGTCTTGTCCCTGTCGCTCCTGCCGTCCGCAAACCAACTCAAGGAAGGTTGA